A window of the Trichoderma asperellum chromosome 4, complete sequence genome harbors these coding sequences:
- a CDS encoding uncharacterized protein (EggNog:ENOG41~TransMembrane:1 (o430-448i)), whose translation MEASPLTRQPQPEVFVPKIIELYSTLFKDDDDGDKSEGFWREFFLLRPDRPTLRKILNDIHPADLLLLEGRTRELFSKAIAAVKDGKGSAPLYALDTLSVFLACVLTKKHSHPSSDIITILAGLDHVDTVFTDFVSTLDGIIRNGTNLDLRHKAIEVLLAVSAGAYQTTLLTYMIQRDLFPSIMKFIQSSEQPDQDLEPFTLLGILANYNKFEFQNPYQLRLNDFVNEAVIQKVVRCIGNACQALRSDYIDIQDDLPEGWTLSSTLNMIGLGVISPGPKPEKKPVYDAATAKQLFTKLPGQTAAILLATYDFSHANKLFCFHLVTLPSEKEHERPISSFLSLTSYLLQHSHLSSRATYYAHLNLMVLRLLIEDPAICKKICSDESKTHVRLCRQRPPYLPLVKGDRVLATCVLDTMLDGINHNLKRRLDVSLYVLCLGIMLRIISYLSRSRTRLSYHWSEFFRSLLSLIRFLNTYASDLKDLQHIETVLDHVVNLVALSLSAGEAFLPTPAAYDDLFYKVFESGEVLTSFKENYRLGNRNSNSIDTLINVSAHYKQMLTERGPSEKKLPANLTTHQVAEVIKQGYETLSIQAKEGLDGWERYREADEKILLKKLGRTAVGDVMGMVERQNY comes from the exons ATGGAGGCGTCACCGCTGACCCGCCAACCTCAGCCGGAGGTCTTCGTCCCCAAGATTATCGAGCTCTATTCAACCCTTTTCAAG gacgacgatgacggcgaCAAATCGGAAGGCTTCTGGCGGGAGTTTTTCCTGCTGCGACCCGATCGGCCGACGCTGAGGAAGATACTAAACGACATCCATCCGGCCGACTTGCTGCTCTTGGAGGGGCGCACGAGGGAGCTCTTCAGCAAGGCAATTGCGGCGGTTAAGGATGGCAAGGGCTCAGCTCCTTTATATGCTCTTGAT ACCCTGAGCGTCTTCCTCGCCTGCGTGCTGACGAAGAAGCACTCACACCCGAGTTCCGACATTATAACAATATTGGCCGGCCTTGATCACGTCGATACGGTGTTTACGGATTTTGTGAGCACTCTTGATGGGATTATACGAAATGGGACAAACC TGGATCTGCGCCACAAGGCTATCgaggtgctgctggctgtCTCGGCTGGAGCATATCAGACGACGCTTCTGACGTACATGATACAGAGGGACTTGTTCCCTTCTATTATGAAG TTTATCCAAAGCTCGGAGCAACCTGACCAAGACTTGGAACCGTTTACTCTTCTGGGAATACTTGCCAACTACAACAAGTTTGAATTCCAAAACCCATATCAGCTGCGGTTAAACGACTTTGTCAATGAGGCGGTCATTCAGAAGGTTGTTCGTTGCATTGGAAATGCATGCCAGGCACTGCGATCCGATTACATCGACATCCAGGACGACCTCCCCGAGGGCTGGACGTTGAGCAGCACTTTGAACATGATTGGCTTGGGAGTCATTTCGCCAGGGCCAAAACCCGAGAAGAAGCCTGTGTATGACGCGGCGACGGCAAAACAGCTGTTTACAAAATT GCCCGGCCAAACTGCTGCTATTCTCCTAGCTACATATGATTTCTCCCATGCCAATAAGCTGTTTTGCTTCCATCTCGTGACTTTACCCAGCGAAAAAGAACACGAGCGCCCAATATCTAGCTTCTTGTCACTCACGTCCTATCTTCTGCAGCACTCTCACCTGTCGTCCCGAGCAACGTACTATGCGCATCTGAACCTAATGGTGCTGCGTCTTCTTATTGAAGACCCGGCCATTTGCAAGAAGATTTGCAGCGACGAATCCAAGACACATGTACGGCTTTGTCGACAGCGCCCACCGTATCTACCCTTGGTCAAAGGGGATCGAGTGCTTGCCACGTGCGTCCTCGACACGATGCTGGATGGTATTAATCACAACTTGAAGAGACGGTTGGATGTCAGTCTCTACGTCCTCTGCCTGGGCATCATGCTCCGAATCATCTCCTATCTTTCACGGTCACGAACGCGATTGAGTTATCATTGGTCCGAGTTTTTCCGGTCTCTGCTCTCGCTTATCCGTTTCCTCAACACGTATGCCTCGGATTTGAAAGACTTGCAGCATATCGAAACCGTCCTCGACCACGTCGTTAATCTGGTAGCGTTATCATTATCCGCTGGTGAAGCGTTCCTACCAACTCCCGCCGCATACGACGACCTCTTCTACAAAGTCTTTGAGTCTGGCGAGGTCCTCACATCTTTCAAAGAAAACTATCGGCTGGGGAACCGCAACAGCAACTCAATCGACACGCTAATCAACGTCAGCGCGCACTACAAACAAATGCTGACAGAGAGAGGCCCctcggagaagaagctgccagcCAATCTGACAACGCACCAGGTGGCCGAGGTTATCAAGCAAGGCTACGAGACGCTGAGTATCCAGGCCAAGGAAGGATTGGATGGGTGGGAGAGATATCGAGAGGCGGACGAGAAGATTTTGTTGAAAAAGCTGGGCAGGACGGCTGTTGGAGATGTGATGGGCATGGTGGAGCGACAAAATTACTGA
- the INDA1_2 gene encoding Amino-acid permease inda1 (TransMembrane:12 (i72-93o105-128i149-174o180-202i214-232o257-277i298-317o353-373i400-417o429-450i471-490o510-529i)) gives MSSKEESGNVTPPEKGDNVVDYQASTTVIPSEGPDRDPNWFTRNGLNIDSFKKKHYGAGIVELERPMKARHLHMIAIGGSIGAGFFVGSGGALAKGGPGSLFVDFLIIGIMMFNVVYALGELAIMYPVSGSFYTYSARFIDPAWGFAMGWNYVFQWAAVLPLELTVCGITISYWNSEITTAAWISLFLGVIIIINLFGALGYAEEEFWASCFKLAATVVFMIIAFVLVLGGGPKDGRYNEYWGARYWYDPGAFKNGFKGFCSVFVTAAFSFSGTELVGLAAAESSNPTKNMPGAIKQVFWRITVFYILGLFFVGLLINSDDPALLSSAAYSDSKASPFVLVGKYAGLKGFDHFMNLVILASVLSIGVSGVYGGSRTLTALAQQGYAPKLFTYIDKSGRPLPSVIVLILFGFIAYVSLDATGPVVFDWLLAISGLAALFTWGSVCFAHIRFRKAWKYHGHTLDEIPFKAAGGVYGSYLGLFICVIVLMAQFYTAIAAPPGESGVGTASDFFMQYLAAPVVLFFWFIGWVWKREPFLRTKNIDVDTGLREFDWDQINAERAALAAMPAWRRLLHHMF, from the exons ATGTCTTCTAAAGAGGAGAGTGGCAACGTCACTCCTCCCGAGAAGGGAGACAATGTCGTCGACTACCAGGCCAGCACGACAGTCATCCCCAGCGAGGGTCCTGACCGCGACCCCAACTGGTTCACGCGCAATGGCCTCAACATCGACtccttcaagaagaagcactATGGTGCGGGCATTGTCGAACTTGAGCGTCCCATGAAggctcgccatcttcacatGATTGCCATTGGCGGTTCCATTGGTGCTGGTTTCTTCGTCGGCTCAGGCGGTGCTCTGGCCAAAGgt GGCCCTGGTTCTCTCTTTGTCGACTTCCTCATTATCGGTATCATGATGTTCAACGTCG TGTATGCTCTCGGTGAACTCGCCATCATGTACCCCGTCTCTGGTTCTTTCTACACATACTCTGCTCGTTTCATCGATCCCGCCTGGGGTTTCGCCATGGGCTGGAACTATGTTTTTCAGTGGGCTGCCGTTCTTCCGCTTGAGTTGACAGTTTGTGGTATTACGATTTCGTACTGGAACTCAGAGATCACCACCGCCGCTTGGATCAGTCTCTTCCTCGgagtcatcatcatcatcaacttGTTTGGCGCTCTCGGCTACGCTGAAGAGGAGTTTTGGGCATCATGCTTCAAGTTGGCCGCCACTGTCGTCTTCATGATCATCGCTTTTGTCCTTGTCCTGGGCGGTGGTCCCAAGGATGGCCGATACAACGAGTACTGGGGTGCCCGATACTGGTATGACCCCGGCGCGTTCAAGAATGGCTTCAAGGGTTTCTGCTCTGTCTTCGTCACTGctgccttctccttctccggTACTGAGCTGGTCGGTCTTGCCGCTGCTGAGTCTTCCAACCCAACCAAGAACATGCCCGGTGCTATCAAGCAGGTCTTCTGGCGTATTACCGTCTTTTACATCCTTggtctcttcttcgtcggaCTGCTGATTAACAGCGATGATCCCGCTCTGCTCTCTTCCGCCGCTTACTCTGACTCCAAGGCCTCTCCCTTTGTGCTTGTCGGCAAGTACGCTGGCTTGAAGGGTTTCGACCACTTCATGAACCTCGTCATTCTCGCCTCCGTCTTGTCCATCGGTGTCTCTGGTGTGTATGGTGGATCCCGAACCCTGACCGCTTTGGCTCAGCAGGGCTATGCTCCCAAGCTCTTCACCTACATCGACAAGTCTGGCCGCCCCCTGCCCTCCGTCATTGTCCTCATCCTGTTCGGCTTCATCGCCTACGTCAGCTTGGACGCTACCGGCCCCGTTGTCTTCGACTGGCTTCTTGCCATCTCCGGTTTGGCTGCTCTCTTCACTTGGGGCTCCGTCTGCTTTGCCCACATTCGTTTCCGCAAAGCCTGGAAGTACCATGGCCACACTCTGGATGAGATTCCGTTCAAGGCTGCTGGCGGCGTCTATGGCTCATATCTCGGCCTTTTCATCTGCGTCATTGTCCTGATGGCCCAG TTCTATACCGCTATTGCAGCACCTCCCGGTGAATCAGGTGTGGGTACCGCAAGCGACTTCTTCATGCAGTATCTGGCCGCACCcgtcgtcctcttcttctggttcATCGGCTGGGTTTGGAAGCGCGAGCCTTTCCTGAGAACTAAGAACATTGATGTCGATACCGGCCTCCGTGAGTTTGACTGGGACCAGATCAACGCTGAGCGCGCAGCCCTTGCTGCTATGCCTGCATGGAGACGACTTCTCCACCACATGTTCTAA
- a CDS encoding uncharacterized protein (TransMembrane:1 (o28-46i)) encodes MIQGSGVSIWRRTGVAIQVNRTLSRVDGQPTIVIAAYAFVLAAWSVRRHLKGYDR; translated from the coding sequence ATGATTCAAGGTTCTGGCGTGTCCATCTGGAGAAGAACGGGAGTTGCAATTCAGGTGAATCGGACTCTTAGCAGGGTCGACGGTCAACCCACGATTGTTATCGCGGCCTACGCATTTGTACTAGCGGCGTGGTCAGTTCGCAGACACCTGAAGGGCTACGACAGGTAG
- a CDS encoding uncharacterized protein (TransMembrane:1 (i160-179o)), which produces MGSLCFSRLTPPHGGVSITYKLATSLSKGEILESGQLQFLPHRLNACSKIEEMQISLCHGKSGAPGFWQMNLVASSREEDPMGPARARVETWSRSSPQIEPWASEMLWFLFWRRLNSINEESKAPCNRSATATYDLRDILGLGNSRLNPPANILRAITKFAFFSCTIIVACCILIGHGMGSCSSM; this is translated from the coding sequence ATGGGATCATTATGCTTCTCTCGGCTCACCCCTCCCCATGGTGGAGTTTCAATTACGTACAAACTTGCAACTTCGTTGAGCAAAGGCGAGATCCTGGAATCTGGGCAACTCCAGTTTTTACCCCATCGACTAAACGCATGCTCCAAGATTGAAGAGATGCAAATATCTCTTTGTCATGGCAAATCCGGGGCCCCAGGTTTTTGGCAGATGAATCTGGTGGCAAGCAGTCGGGAAGAGGATCCAATGGGTCCAGCCCGTGCCCGTGTGGAAACTTGGTCGAGATCATCGCCACAAATTGAACCTTGGGCGTCAGAGATGCTTTGGTTTCTATTTTGGAGGAGGCTGAACTCAATTAACGAGGAATCCAAGGCCCCGTGCAATCGTAGCGCGACTGCTACATACGACTTACGCGACATCTTGGGGCTCGGCAATTCGCGGCTAAACCCTCCTGCAAACATTCTACGCGCGATCACGAAATTTGCCTTTTTCAGCTGCACCATCATTGTTGCATGTTGCATTTTGATTGGGCACGGTATGGGCTCTTGTTCTTCGATGTGA